In Propionicimonas paludicola, a single window of DNA contains:
- a CDS encoding RluA family pseudouridine synthase — translation MNSVWLVPDGLDGERVDQAAARMSGLSRSRISDLLEAGGVLVNSETVAKSHRVRGGDLLEVAVTTAPTVQVVPVEVAGIGIVYDDADIVVVDKPAGVAAHPSLGWDGPSVVEHLAAAGFRISTSGAPERQGIVQRLDVGTSGLMVVAKSESAYTVLKQAFRSREVAKTYHTLVQGHPDPLEGTIEAPIGRHPGADYKMAVIAGGRASVTHYQLLEAFRSVSLLEIHLETGRTHQIRVHMQAIKHPCVGDPTYGGDPVLAARLGLQRQWLHAVQLSFTHPRSGELVTFNSPYPDDLATALELVRH, via the coding sequence ATGAATAGCGTCTGGCTGGTTCCCGACGGCCTGGACGGCGAGCGCGTCGACCAGGCTGCCGCTCGGATGAGCGGATTATCCCGCAGCCGGATCTCCGATCTGCTGGAAGCCGGCGGAGTCCTGGTGAACTCCGAGACCGTGGCCAAGTCTCATCGGGTCCGTGGCGGTGATCTGCTCGAGGTGGCGGTGACCACCGCCCCCACCGTCCAGGTGGTGCCGGTCGAGGTCGCCGGAATCGGGATCGTCTACGACGACGCCGACATCGTGGTGGTCGACAAGCCGGCCGGAGTCGCGGCCCACCCCAGCCTGGGCTGGGACGGTCCGTCCGTGGTGGAGCACCTGGCCGCAGCCGGCTTCCGGATCTCCACCTCGGGAGCACCCGAGCGGCAGGGGATCGTCCAGCGCCTCGACGTGGGCACCTCGGGTCTGATGGTGGTGGCCAAGAGTGAGTCTGCCTACACGGTCTTGAAGCAGGCCTTCCGCAGCCGGGAGGTCGCCAAGACCTATCACACCCTGGTGCAGGGCCATCCGGATCCGCTGGAGGGCACCATCGAGGCCCCGATCGGACGCCATCCGGGCGCGGACTACAAGATGGCCGTGATCGCCGGCGGACGGGCCAGCGTGACCCATTACCAGCTTCTGGAGGCGTTCCGCTCCGTATCTTTGCTGGAAATTCACCTGGAGACCGGACGAACTCACCAGATCCGGGTGCACATGCAGGCGATCAAGCACCCTTGCGTGGGCGATCCGACCTATGGCGGAGATCCGGTTCTGGCGGCCCGACTAGGGCTTCAGCGGCAGTGGCTGCACGCCGTTCAGCTGTCCTTCACGCATCCCCGCAGCGGCGAACTGGTGACCTTCAATTCGCCTTACCCCGACGATTTAGCCACGGCACTGGAGTTGGTCCGGCACTGA